The following coding sequences are from one Nicotiana tomentosiformis chromosome 3, ASM39032v3, whole genome shotgun sequence window:
- the LOC138907651 gene encoding uncharacterized protein, translated as MRPAPPEEKIESLISKPKKDNKRKRSSKLEDPQNKAGPARRRRKNVIINVDIDSVHQFMDDENDEVEDSTLDFTKFKAELRQCEAELNRSLGEWKALRLLCDQKEEEIKDLREELTRAQEYEDELEKQVTNVLKEYGLPLPTMKANTSMSQLQQKVEMLEQLRGEVGRVNAECNQWKEKMDLLAAGKEAAQTKLAAAEAQLRSVRERSSAQAKKIAELEAKLAKDEAEVAEARVEAKKTQITADKTVVVYLRDTEAAQMELREAVDQEK; from the exons ATGAGGCCGGCCCCTCCTGAGGAGAAGATTGAATCTCTGATCTCGAAACCGaagaaagataataagaggaaaaggtcTTCGAAGCTCGAAGATCCTCAAAACAAAGCGGGCCCTGCTCGGAGGCGCAGGAAGAACGTCATCATCAATGTGGACATAGACTCAGTCCACCAGTTCATGGATGACGAAAATGACGAGGTCGAGGATTCGACTCTG GATTTTACCAAGTTTAAGGCCGAGCTGAGACAATGTGAGGCCGAGCTAAATAGATCCTTGGGTGAATGGAAGGCCTTGAGGCTCCTTTGTGATCAAAAGGAGGAGGAGATTAAAGACCTTCGGGAAGAGTTGACCAGGGCTCAAGAATATGAGGACGAGCTGGAGAAGCAGGTAACTAACGTTTTGAAAGAATATGGGCTTCCCCTCCCAACTATGAAAGCTAATACTTCGATGTCTCAGCTGCAGCAGAAGGTGGAGATGTTGGAGCAGCTTCGAGGTGAGGTTGGTCGGGTTAATGCCGAGTGCAACCAATGGAAAGAAAAGATGGACCTTCTTGCTGCGGGGAAGGAAGCTGCACAAACCAAACTAGCAGCAGCAGAGGCTCAGCTAAGAAGTGTAAGAGAGAGAAGTTCGGCCCAGGCCAAAAAGATTGCCGAGCTCGAAGCTAAACTTGCTAAAGACGAAGCTGAAGTTGCTGAAGCAAGGGTCGAGGCCAAGAAGACTCAGATTACGGCTGATAAAACTGTTGTCGTATATTTGAGGGACACCGAAGCTGCTCAAATGGAGCTGAGAGAAGCTGTTGATCAGGAAAAGTGA
- the LOC138907652 gene encoding uncharacterized protein has translation MIAGLELAKSLGAEVIEAKYDSLLVINQVNKSFEVREDRMQRYLDKLQVTLHRFKEWTLDHKPREQNSKADTLANLGSSVEEDDIVPGTVVQFSRSVVEEGHAEINSTSLTWDWRNKYVEYLKHGKLPSDPKESRALRAKAGRFTLDENGTLYRRTFDGSLAVCLGPGDTDYVLREIHEGTCGNHSGADSLIHK, from the coding sequence atgattgcaggtctcgaattagcCAAAAGcctgggagcagaggtcatcgaggccaaatatGACTCTCTGCTGGTGataaaccaagtaaacaaaagcttcgaagttcgagaagatagaatgcaaagataTTTGGACAAGTTACAAGTAACATTGCACCGCTTCAAGGAGTGGACGTTGGACCATAAACCTCGGGAGCAAAATAGTAAGGCCGACACACTTGCGaatttagggtcatcggtcgaggaagacgaTATTGTCCCGGGGACTGTCGTCCAGTTTTCGAGATCCGTAGtcgaggaaggtcatgctgagataaactctacaagtttgacgtgggattggaggaataaatacgTCGAGTATTTGAAGCACGGAAAGCTGCCTtcagaccctaaagagtcgagagCCCTACGAGCCAAAGCTGGTCGATTCACACTAGATGAAAATGGAACGTTGTACAGGAGGACCTTCGATGGatcattggcagtatgcttaggaccgggggacaccgattatgttttacgagaaatccacgaaggcacttgtgggaaccactccggcgccgactCTTTGATTCATAAATAA
- the LOC104094175 gene encoding uncharacterized protein, which yields MVDRGQNPRGLMSKTGFDRHTGPAEAPRLSEYNFSIDASGIISAIGKIKDTMWPRPIQTDPSQRNPNLMCKYHGTHGHKTEDCRQLREEVARLFNEGHLQEFLSDRAKNHFRERDASRKNEQKEPQHVIHMIIGGVDIPQGPIFKRTKVSITREKRTRDYMPEGTLTFNDEDTEGLSQPLNDALVISIMLNKIQVKRVLVDPGSSANIIRSRVVEQLGLLDQIVPASRVLNDFNMASEMTNGEIILPVNVSRTIQDTKFHVIEGDMRYNALLGRSWIHNMRAVSSTLNQMMNFSIKDGVKTVYGEQHTAKEMFVVHDLTPVPAPSTSEKSNIKDKQMAK from the coding sequence ATGGTGGATCGAGGGCAGAATCCTCGGGGACTCATGAGTAAGACTGGATTTGATAGGCATACAGGACCAGCAgaggcacctcgattatcagagtaCAATTTCAGCATCGATGCCTCGGGTATCATTTCAGCCATTGGAAAGATTAAGGACACCATGTGGCCCAGGCCCATACAAACTGACCCTTCTCAAAGGAATCCTAActtaatgtgtaaatatcatggtaCACATGGACATAAGACCGAGGACTGCAGGCAGTTAAGAGAAGAGGTAGCTCGATTATTCAACGAGGGTCATCTTCAAGAGTTTCTCAGCGACagagccaaaaaccacttcagggAAAGAGACGCCAGTAGAAAGAATGAGCAAAAAGAGCCTCAACATgttatccacatgatcattggCGGAGTTGACATCCCACAGGGACCTATTTTCAAACGCACCAAAGTGTCAATTACAAGGGAGAAACGGACTCGAGACTACATGCCCGAAGGCACCCTTACATTCAACGACGAAGATACAGAAGGCCTCTCTCAGCCACTCAACGACGCCCTGGTAATTTCTATTATgttaaataaaattcaagttaaacgcGTTCttgtggatccaggtagctcggcgaacATAATCAggtcgagggtcgtagagcagctcggaCTGCTAGATCAAATTGTACCTGCATCTAGAGTCTTGAATGACTTCAACATGGCCAGTGAAATGACGAATGGAGAGATAATCCTACCAGTGAACGTATCCAGGACCATACAGGACACAAAATTTCATGTCATCgaaggtgacatgaggtacaatgcatTGCTTGGAAGAtcgtggatccataacatgagggcagtgtCATCGACCCTTAACCAAATGATGAATTTTTCGATAAAAGATGGTGTGAAGACGGTATACGGAGAGCAACACACAGCAAAGGAGATGTTTGTAGTTCATGATTTGACACCAGTACCAGCACCCTCGACCTCGGAGAAATCGAACATCAAAGACAAGCAGATggctaaatag